The genomic DNA TGGGGCCTAGGCTCCCCGCCCCGGTAGGCCATGAGGAAGTAGTGGACCTCCTTGCTCACCGTCACCGGGACCTCCCCATCCTTCACCGTGAAGTAGTAGCGCACCTTCCCCAAGGGGGAGAGCACCGCCGCCTCCACCCCGGTTTCCTCCCGCACCTCCCGCACGGCGGTTTCAGGGTAACGCTCCCCCGGCTCCACCTGGCCCTTGGGAAGGGTGACTACCTTCCCCCCCTTTAAGGACACCACCAGGACCTCGGGAGGATCCCCTCGGAGGACCACCCCCCCGG from Thermus hydrothermalis includes the following:
- a CDS encoding NUDIX hydrolase, whose amino-acid sequence is MRRKRQVRTARKRVVSAGGVVLRGDPPEVLVVSLKGGKVVTLPKGQVEPGERYPETAVREVREETGVEAAVLSPLGKVRYYFTVKDGEVPVTVSKEVHYFLMAYRGGEPRPQLSEVEAAYFLPVAEALNRLSYPNEREMLRKALLRYRRG